Proteins encoded by one window of Collimonas fungivorans:
- a CDS encoding acetyl-CoA carboxylase carboxyltransferase subunit alpha translates to MSKTTFLGFEQPIAELDAKIEELRFVQDDSAVDISEEIDRLSKKSQQLTKDIYAKLTPWQVSQISRHPQRPYTMDYVNEIFTDFHELHGDRTYADDQSIVGGLARFNGQACMVIGHQKGRDTKERALRNFGMPKPEGYRKALRLMKVAEKFGLPIFTFVDTPGAFPGIDAEERGQSEAIGHNLYAMAELKVPLIATIIGEGGSGGALAIAVGDAVLMLQYATYSVISPEGCASILWKTAERAADAADALGLTAHRLKAVGLIDKIVSEPLGGAHRDPKQMASLLKRALADTLRQFQGVKTKDLLNARHEKLMSYGKFKEVLAAE, encoded by the coding sequence ATGAGTAAAACAACATTCCTCGGCTTCGAGCAACCGATCGCCGAGTTAGATGCCAAGATCGAAGAGCTGCGTTTCGTCCAGGACGATTCGGCGGTGGACATTTCGGAAGAAATCGATCGCCTGTCGAAAAAAAGCCAGCAATTGACCAAGGATATCTACGCAAAGTTAACTCCTTGGCAAGTTTCCCAGATCTCACGGCATCCGCAGCGTCCTTACACCATGGACTACGTGAATGAAATCTTCACCGATTTCCATGAGTTGCACGGCGACCGCACTTATGCCGACGACCAGTCGATCGTCGGCGGCCTGGCGCGTTTCAACGGCCAGGCTTGCATGGTGATCGGCCACCAAAAGGGGCGCGACACCAAGGAACGCGCCTTGCGCAATTTCGGCATGCCCAAGCCGGAAGGTTATCGCAAGGCTTTGCGCCTGATGAAAGTCGCGGAAAAATTCGGCCTGCCGATTTTTACCTTTGTCGATACGCCTGGCGCTTTCCCCGGCATCGATGCCGAAGAGCGCGGCCAGTCGGAAGCCATCGGCCACAACCTGTACGCGATGGCCGAGCTGAAAGTGCCGCTGATTGCTACCATCATCGGTGAAGGCGGCTCCGGCGGCGCGCTGGCGATTGCGGTCGGCGACGCGGTCCTGATGCTGCAGTACGCGACTTATTCGGTGATCTCGCCGGAAGGTTGTGCGTCGATCCTGTGGAAAACCGCCGAGCGCGCAGCCGATGCTGCCGATGCACTGGGCCTGACCGCGCATCGCCTGAAAGCCGTCGGCCTGATCGACAAGATCGTCAGCGAACCGCTGGGCGGCGCCCATCGCGATCCGAAGCAAATGGCTTCCTTGCTCAAGCGCGCGCTGGCCGATACGCTGCGCCAGTTCCAGGGCGTCAAGACCAAGGACCTGCTGAATGCACGCCATGAAAAACTGATGAGCTACGGTAAATTCAAGGAAGTGCTGGCAGCAGAATAG
- a CDS encoding DNA-3-methyladenine glycosylase family protein, translating into MQKAIAVDSRFFVPSYWEDAKAELMKRDRIMRKLIPQFGDLHLVGRGEAFTTLARSVVGQQVSVKAAESAWQKFLLVCPKTTPAQVLKAGPEQLAACGLSKRKADYILDLADHFKAKRVNAEQWMEMDDEDVIADLTQIRGIGRWTAEMFLIFNLLRPNILPLDDLGLLKGISVNYFSGEPVSRSDAREVSANWEPWRTVATWYLWRSLDATSAEYQVIAE; encoded by the coding sequence ATGCAAAAAGCGATAGCTGTCGACTCCAGGTTCTTTGTGCCTTCGTATTGGGAAGACGCCAAGGCCGAGTTGATGAAGCGTGACCGTATCATGCGTAAACTGATCCCGCAATTCGGTGACCTGCACCTGGTTGGCCGCGGCGAAGCGTTTACCACGCTGGCGCGTTCGGTGGTCGGCCAGCAGGTTTCGGTCAAGGCGGCGGAATCTGCATGGCAAAAATTTCTGTTAGTCTGTCCCAAGACGACTCCGGCCCAGGTATTGAAAGCGGGCCCGGAGCAACTTGCTGCTTGCGGCTTGTCTAAGCGTAAAGCGGACTATATTCTCGACCTGGCTGACCATTTCAAGGCAAAACGCGTCAATGCCGAGCAGTGGATGGAGATGGACGATGAGGATGTCATCGCGGACCTGACGCAGATTCGCGGCATCGGACGCTGGACAGCGGAGATGTTTTTGATATTTAATTTGCTCCGGCCAAATATTTTGCCTTTGGATGATTTAGGATTGCTTAAAGGCATTAGTGTCAATTATTTTTCAGGAGAGCCGGTTTCGCGCAGCGATGCGCGCGAAGTGTCGGCCAATTGGGAGCCATGGCGTACAGTGGCGACCTGGTATCTATGGCGTAGCCTGGATGCGACGTCTGCAGAATATCAAGTCATTGCTGAATAG
- the cysS gene encoding cysteine--tRNA ligase — MSDLKIYNTLAREKQPFSPIEPGKVRMYVCGMTVYDYCHLGHGRVMVVFDMVQRWLRQSGLDVTYVRNITDIDDKIIKRAVENGETISQLTGRFIQAMDEDAAALGVQKPDHEPRATAFVPQMLALIEKLEHKGLAYQGSDGDVNYSVRDFAGYGKLSGKSLDDLRAGERVDVNLGKRDPLDFVLWKAAKESEPEEVKWTSRWGQGRPGWHIECSAMAEQLLGEQFDIHGGGQDLQFPHHENEIAQSEGAHGHQFVNYWMHNGFVRIDDEKMSKSLGNFFTIRDVLKKYDAEVVRFFILRAHYRSPLNYADSNLDDAKHALTRLYTALKEVQADGLPLDWSEAHAARVAQAMDDDFNTPMAISALFDLANEVNKNRSQAAARQLKGLAGVLGFLQRVPEDFLKGRALGGSEVVGNGIAQAALSEQDILLKIQARQAAKIAKDFSAADLIRKELLAEGILLEDKPGGQTEWRRA; from the coding sequence ATGAGCGACCTGAAAATATATAACACGCTGGCGCGTGAGAAGCAGCCGTTTTCTCCAATCGAGCCAGGCAAGGTCCGCATGTATGTGTGCGGCATGACGGTTTACGACTATTGCCATCTTGGTCACGGACGGGTGATGGTGGTGTTCGACATGGTGCAGCGCTGGCTGCGCCAGTCGGGCCTGGACGTCACTTACGTGCGCAACATTACCGACATCGACGACAAGATCATCAAGCGCGCCGTGGAAAACGGCGAGACCATCTCGCAGCTGACCGGCCGCTTCATCCAGGCCATGGACGAGGATGCGGCCGCGCTCGGCGTGCAAAAGCCGGATCATGAGCCGCGTGCGACGGCGTTCGTGCCGCAGATGCTGGCCTTGATCGAAAAGCTCGAACATAAAGGCCTGGCATACCAGGGCAGCGACGGCGACGTCAATTATTCCGTGCGCGATTTTGCCGGTTACGGCAAATTGTCGGGCAAGTCGCTCGACGACCTGCGCGCCGGCGAGCGGGTCGACGTCAATCTGGGCAAGCGCGATCCGCTCGATTTCGTTCTATGGAAAGCGGCCAAGGAAAGCGAGCCGGAAGAAGTCAAATGGACTTCGCGCTGGGGCCAGGGCCGTCCGGGCTGGCATATCGAATGCTCCGCCATGGCCGAGCAATTGCTGGGCGAGCAGTTCGACATCCACGGCGGCGGCCAGGACCTGCAGTTCCCCCATCACGAAAACGAAATCGCCCAGTCGGAAGGCGCGCACGGCCACCAGTTTGTCAATTACTGGATGCATAACGGCTTTGTGCGCATCGACGACGAGAAGATGTCCAAGTCCTTGGGAAATTTTTTCACGATCCGCGATGTCCTGAAAAAATACGATGCGGAAGTGGTGCGTTTCTTTATCCTGCGCGCGCATTATCGCAGCCCGCTGAATTATGCCGACAGCAACCTGGACGACGCCAAGCATGCGCTGACCCGCTTGTACACCGCACTGAAAGAAGTGCAGGCCGACGGGCTGCCGCTGGACTGGAGCGAAGCCCATGCTGCGCGTGTGGCGCAAGCGATGGACGACGATTTTAATACGCCGATGGCGATCTCCGCCTTGTTCGACCTGGCCAACGAGGTCAACAAGAATCGTTCGCAGGCAGCGGCGCGCCAGTTGAAAGGTTTGGCCGGGGTGCTGGGTTTCCTGCAGCGTGTTCCTGAAGATTTTCTGAAAGGCCGCGCACTCGGCGGCAGCGAAGTTGTCGGAAATGGCATTGCGCAAGCGGCTTTGTCAGAGCAAGATATCCTACTCAAAATTCAAGCTCGTCAAGCGGCAAAAATAGCCAAGGATTTTTCTGCCGCAGACCTGATTCGCAAGGAACTGCTGGCCGAAGGCATCTTGCTGGAAGATAAGCCCGGCGGTCAAACCGAATGGCGAAGGGCCTAA
- a CDS encoding peptidylprolyl isomerase, giving the protein MPASPSLSRRTFTLALTSALTAACLLGNPSFASAADKPHVLLKTNMGDIVIELNPEKAPKTVKNFLGYVNSGHYNGTIFHRVIENFMIQGGGMTKDMVEKPAPNKVENEAKNGLKNVPYSVAMARTADPQSAGAQFFINTTNNEFLNYPGRDGWGYAVFGQVIKGMDVVDKIKKVKTAYQDVPTKPVIIESATVTK; this is encoded by the coding sequence ATGCCAGCATCTCCTAGCCTGTCCCGCCGCACGTTCACCCTGGCGTTAACCTCGGCGCTAACAGCTGCCTGTTTGCTGGGCAACCCTTCATTTGCCAGCGCTGCCGACAAGCCGCATGTTCTGTTGAAGACCAATATGGGCGACATCGTCATCGAACTGAACCCGGAAAAAGCGCCGAAGACAGTCAAGAATTTCCTGGGCTATGTAAACAGCGGCCACTATAACGGCACCATCTTCCATCGCGTCATCGAGAATTTCATGATCCAGGGCGGCGGCATGACCAAGGACATGGTAGAGAAGCCGGCGCCGAACAAGGTGGAGAACGAAGCCAAGAACGGCCTCAAGAACGTGCCTTACAGCGTCGCCATGGCGCGCACCGCGGACCCGCAATCGGCCGGCGCGCAATTCTTCATCAATACCACCAACAACGAATTCCTCAACTATCCGGGCCGCGACGGCTGGGGTTACGCGGTATTCGGCCAGGTCATCAAGGGCATGGATGTGGTCGACAAGATCAAGAAAGTAAAGACCGCTTACCAGGACGTGCCGACCAAGCCGGTGATCATCGAATCGGCTACAGTAACCAAATAA
- a CDS encoding peptidylprolyl isomerase codes for MAVLLTTNYGTIKIELEAEKAPKSVENFLAYVNAGHYNGTIFHRVIPGFMVQGGGFEPGMKQKPTNDPVENEAKNGLKNKPYTLAMARTSAPHSASAQFFINVKDNSFLDYPGQDGWGYCVFGTVVEGTEIVDAIEKVKTGRSGMFADVPVDDVVIEKAEVV; via the coding sequence ATGGCAGTCCTCCTCACTACCAACTACGGCACGATCAAGATCGAACTCGAAGCTGAAAAAGCGCCAAAGAGCGTGGAAAATTTCCTGGCCTACGTCAACGCCGGCCACTACAACGGCACGATTTTCCACCGCGTGATCCCTGGCTTCATGGTGCAAGGCGGCGGTTTTGAGCCTGGCATGAAACAAAAGCCGACCAACGATCCGGTCGAAAACGAAGCCAAGAACGGCCTCAAGAACAAGCCTTACACACTGGCAATGGCCCGTACTTCGGCGCCGCATTCGGCTTCCGCGCAGTTCTTCATCAACGTCAAGGACAACAGTTTCCTCGACTATCCAGGCCAGGATGGCTGGGGTTATTGCGTATTCGGCACGGTGGTCGAAGGCACCGAAATTGTCGACGCCATCGAAAAAGTCAAGACCGGCCGTTCCGGCATGTTTGCCGATGTACCGGTAGATGACGTCGTCATCGAAAAAGCTGAAGTCGTTTAA
- a CDS encoding UDP-2,3-diacylglucosamine diphosphatase — protein MTASVSNQHGAAVALFISDLHLQAAHPRTTQAFLDFLQEQAKRAQQLYLLGDLFEYWAGDDDLETPYNREIAEAIRQVSDSGVQVFWIAGNRDFLVGDDFAQAAGLTMLPDPSVITVGNRRLAIAHGDAQCTDDLAYMEFRAQVRQPQWQAQFLALPLAQRKAIIAGVRKESQEEQRHKTMEIMDVNPAAIDALFDSTATATLIHGHTHRPARHLSGADETARTRYVLPDWEYDVKAQRGGWIAIDADGVIRRFGYDGRPLV, from the coding sequence ATGACAGCCTCAGTCTCGAACCAGCATGGCGCAGCTGTTGCGCTATTCATCTCCGACCTGCATTTGCAGGCAGCGCACCCGCGCACCACCCAAGCCTTCCTCGATTTCCTGCAGGAACAGGCAAAGCGGGCGCAGCAACTGTATCTGCTGGGAGACTTGTTCGAGTACTGGGCTGGCGACGATGACCTGGAAACGCCGTACAACCGCGAAATTGCCGAAGCGATCCGGCAAGTCAGCGATAGCGGCGTGCAGGTTTTCTGGATCGCCGGCAATCGCGATTTCCTGGTTGGCGACGACTTCGCGCAAGCGGCCGGCCTGACCATGCTGCCCGATCCTTCAGTGATCACGGTAGGCAACCGCCGCCTGGCGATCGCCCATGGCGACGCGCAATGCACCGACGACCTGGCCTACATGGAATTTCGCGCGCAAGTGCGGCAACCGCAGTGGCAGGCGCAATTCCTTGCACTGCCGCTGGCGCAGCGCAAGGCGATCATCGCCGGCGTACGCAAGGAAAGCCAGGAAGAACAGCGCCACAAAACGATGGAAATCATGGATGTCAATCCGGCAGCGATCGATGCCTTGTTCGACAGCACCGCCACCGCCACCTTGATCCACGGCCATACGCACCGGCCGGCGCGCCACCTCTCAGGTGCAGACGAGACTGCCCGCACCCGCTACGTATTGCCGGACTGGGAGTATGACGTCAAGGCGCAGCGAGGCGGCTGGATTGCGATTGATGCGGACGGCGTGATCCGGCGTTTTGGCTACGACGGCCGGCCTCTAGTGTAG
- a CDS encoding YceH family protein, producing MNEEVSSTPAGDEAAAGSGNADAFLDQFEIRVLAVLAEKEALTPDNYPLSLNTLTNGCNQLSSRDPVMAIAESTVLDVLQRLMQRKLVVEVNQAGARVAKYEHRMRVKWLLEQDKLAVLTTLMLRGIQTAGELRSRSGRLHEFASVGEAETALQFLADKYPPLVARLAKAPGTKESRYAHLLAGEEILEQQAIADAMSGSASVVKSGSQDRIAQLEEEVAGLRRQMDDLSAQFAEFKRQFD from the coding sequence ATGAATGAAGAAGTGAGCAGCACCCCGGCCGGCGACGAAGCGGCGGCCGGTTCCGGCAATGCCGATGCATTCCTGGACCAGTTTGAAATTCGCGTGCTGGCGGTCCTGGCCGAAAAGGAAGCGTTGACGCCGGATAACTATCCCTTGTCCCTGAATACCCTGACCAACGGCTGCAACCAGCTTTCCAGCCGCGATCCGGTGATGGCTATCGCTGAATCGACCGTGCTCGACGTCCTGCAGCGCCTGATGCAGCGCAAGCTGGTGGTCGAAGTAAACCAGGCCGGCGCCCGGGTTGCCAAGTACGAACACCGGATGCGCGTCAAATGGCTGCTGGAGCAAGACAAGCTGGCGGTGCTGACGACCTTGATGCTGCGCGGGATCCAGACCGCGGGCGAACTGCGCAGCCGCAGCGGCAGGCTGCATGAATTTGCCTCGGTGGGCGAAGCCGAAACGGCTCTGCAATTCCTGGCCGACAAATATCCGCCGCTGGTGGCGCGCCTGGCGAAAGCGCCGGGCACCAAGGAATCGCGCTATGCACATCTGCTGGCTGGCGAGGAAATACTGGAGCAGCAGGCGATCGCGGATGCGATGTCGGGCAGTGCATCGGTAGTGAAAAGCGGCAGCCAGGACCGGATCGCCCAGCTTGAAGAAGAAGTTGCCGGCTTGCGGCGGCAAATGGATGATTTATCGGCGCAGTTTGCCGAATTCAAGCGGCAGTTCGATTAA
- the cysE gene encoding serine O-acetyltransferase: MFSRIREDIANIMARDPAARTQWEVLTCYPGLHAIILHRWAHHCWNKGFKWPGRFISQVARTFTGIEIHPGATIGRRVFIDHGFGVVIGETAEVGDDCTIYQGVTLGGTSLNKGAKRHPTLARGAIIGAGAKVLGGFTVGEGAKVGSNAVVVKEVPPGATAVGNPARIVLKENVSSKDEAAARMFAAYGVTPNGDDPLSKALHGLIDNAAAQEHQIERIIALLKKSGIACEGLPELEKFDPDQLNKLVE, encoded by the coding sequence ATGTTCAGCCGCATTCGTGAAGACATTGCCAACATCATGGCGCGTGATCCCGCCGCACGCACCCAGTGGGAAGTGCTGACTTGTTATCCCGGCCTGCACGCCATCATCTTGCATCGCTGGGCGCATCATTGCTGGAACAAGGGCTTCAAGTGGCCGGGCCGTTTCATTTCCCAGGTTGCCCGCACTTTCACCGGGATTGAAATCCATCCTGGCGCAACCATAGGCCGGCGGGTATTCATCGACCACGGTTTTGGCGTGGTGATCGGTGAAACCGCTGAAGTCGGCGACGATTGCACGATCTACCAGGGCGTTACCCTCGGCGGCACTTCGCTGAACAAGGGCGCCAAGCGTCATCCGACCCTGGCGCGCGGCGCCATCATCGGCGCCGGCGCCAAGGTGCTGGGCGGCTTCACGGTCGGCGAGGGCGCCAAGGTCGGCTCCAACGCGGTAGTGGTCAAGGAAGTGCCGCCGGGAGCGACCGCGGTGGGCAATCCTGCGCGCATCGTCCTCAAGGAAAACGTCAGCAGCAAGGATGAGGCCGCGGCCCGCATGTTTGCCGCTTACGGCGTCACCCCCAACGGCGACGATCCCTTGTCCAAGGCCTTGCATGGCTTGATCGACAACGCCGCCGCGCAGGAACACCAGATAGAACGCATCATCGCCTTGCTGAAGAAATCCGGCATCGCCTGCGAGGGCTTGCCCGAGCTAGAGAAATTTGACCCGGACCAGCTCAATAAGCTGGTTGAATAG
- a CDS encoding LPD16 domain-containing protein, producing MHQIRENEKFVFSEEELFDEFRASMHDDNFGEVIIMAGHFMLFFDTATKRLVPGIFEDVENEILKEQVKERVGIFPSYTWDLGVRLGEHYRLQHNKPAKLLLLVNDWQYVPDSGKASDYRSIFYETFNELPPNYLSRLKVSSQLSEKNILSSRRHMLAFPETWLRNRFQNAATRLVKAGKLQKRFLEDKPGKSEISFPDKSGNPLPLISCGITGCAGEITEMISEVHRAGGRYFVIMAPAECHTSIRTGIEIALSLYDLRGLKILVADPGGSGEITREEIYGRGVSLASYQV from the coding sequence ATGCATCAGATCAGAGAAAATGAAAAATTCGTCTTTTCCGAAGAGGAGCTCTTTGACGAATTTCGTGCATCCATGCACGACGATAACTTCGGTGAAGTCATCATCATGGCTGGGCACTTTATGCTGTTCTTTGATACAGCTACAAAGCGACTCGTACCAGGAATTTTCGAGGACGTCGAGAACGAAATTCTCAAAGAACAGGTAAAAGAGCGTGTTGGCATTTTCCCGTCCTACACGTGGGATCTCGGTGTGCGGCTCGGCGAGCACTATCGACTTCAGCACAACAAACCAGCAAAACTGCTTCTGTTGGTAAACGACTGGCAATATGTGCCAGACAGCGGCAAAGCCAGTGATTATCGAAGCATATTCTACGAGACATTCAACGAACTTCCCCCGAACTATTTGTCGCGCCTCAAAGTATCCAGCCAACTTTCCGAAAAAAACATTCTATCGAGCCGACGACATATGCTGGCGTTCCCCGAAACTTGGCTCAGAAATCGCTTTCAGAACGCCGCCACTCGGTTAGTCAAAGCCGGCAAGCTCCAGAAACGTTTTCTCGAGGACAAGCCAGGAAAGTCCGAAATATCATTTCCCGACAAATCCGGTAATCCGCTCCCACTTATCAGCTGCGGCATCACAGGTTGTGCGGGGGAGATCACCGAAATGATATCGGAAGTACACAGAGCGGGCGGACGTTATTTCGTGATTATGGCCCCAGCTGAATGCCACACATCAATTCGCACCGGTATAGAAATTGCCTTGTCGCTTTATGATCTACGAGGCCTAAAAATCCTCGTTGCAGATCCGGGCGGAAGTGGAGAAATAACGAGGGAAGAGATATATGGCAGGGGTGTCAGCCTGGCGTCGTATCAGGTTTAA